Proteins found in one Euzebya sp. genomic segment:
- a CDS encoding DUF3592 domain-containing protein has protein sequence MKTVVGVVLSAVAGASFAYGITEVIDSASLERCFAGCAPPTAALGAMGAGFVLFIVSAFTWGPRTWFVAPPVGLVTALVLALGNGVELTGSTLGWAAFIALSVLAGPLLLGAFVLRGRAKAKQAAHLVATGQRAVAHVQGARQTGVYINNQPQVRVDYLIRPLDGSAPFGHQKAMTIGYAAIPPRPGLLWPAWYDPADPSKVAIGAPSGQAIDAQTEATLREFGISLVQAFGYDPRGGQPAGWGTPPPIVQA, from the coding sequence GTGAAGACCGTCGTCGGCGTCGTCCTGAGCGCGGTGGCGGGCGCATCGTTCGCCTACGGGATCACCGAGGTGATCGACTCCGCGTCCCTCGAGCGCTGCTTCGCGGGGTGCGCGCCGCCCACGGCCGCGCTCGGGGCGATGGGCGCCGGCTTCGTGCTGTTCATCGTGTCGGCGTTCACCTGGGGACCCCGGACCTGGTTCGTGGCCCCGCCGGTCGGTCTGGTGACGGCCCTCGTCCTCGCCCTCGGCAACGGGGTGGAGCTGACCGGCTCGACGCTCGGGTGGGCGGCGTTCATCGCCCTCAGCGTCCTGGCGGGCCCCCTCCTGCTCGGCGCGTTCGTCCTGCGCGGCCGGGCGAAGGCGAAGCAGGCCGCCCACCTCGTCGCGACGGGCCAGCGGGCCGTCGCGCACGTGCAGGGGGCACGCCAGACCGGCGTCTACATCAACAACCAGCCCCAGGTCCGCGTCGACTACCTCATCCGACCCCTCGACGGCAGCGCGCCGTTCGGCCACCAGAAGGCCATGACGATCGGGTACGCGGCGATCCCCCCGCGGCCAGGGCTGCTGTGGCCGGCCTGGTACGACCCGGCTGATCCGTCGAAGGTGGCGATCGGCGCCCCGTCCGGGCAGGCGATCGACGCCCAGACCGAGGCGACGCTGCGGGAGTTCGGCATCAGCCTGGTGCAGGCGTTCGGCTACGACCCGCGTGGCGGGCAGCCCGCCGGCTGGGGCACGCCGCCGCCGATCGTGCAGGCCTGA
- the ilvC gene encoding ketol-acid reductoisomerase, producing the protein MPTMYYDDDASLDLLSHKTVAIIGYGSQGHAHARNLAESGVSVVVGLYEGSSSRQDAEEAGLSVASVADAAKQADVVMILVPDQTQARLYHDEIFPGLEAGNALFFAHGFNIHYHQIEPPPDVDVCMVAPKGPGHLVRRVYTEGAGVPCLFAVHQDATGSARDLALAYAKGIGGTRAGAIETTFEEETETDLFGEQAVLCGGASALVQTGFEVLVEAGYQPEVAYFECLHELKLIVDLMYEGGLAGMRYSVSETAEYGDYVSGPVVVDEDTKERMRGILGRIQDGTFARDWILENQANQASFKAMRRRGAEHQIEHVGRELRSMMSWLQR; encoded by the coding sequence ATGCCCACCATGTACTACGACGACGACGCGTCCCTCGACCTCCTCAGCCACAAGACCGTCGCGATCATCGGCTACGGCTCACAGGGCCACGCCCACGCCCGCAACCTCGCCGAGAGCGGCGTCTCCGTCGTCGTCGGGCTGTACGAGGGCTCGTCGAGCCGCCAGGACGCCGAGGAGGCCGGCCTGTCGGTGGCCAGCGTGGCCGACGCCGCCAAGCAGGCGGACGTCGTGATGATCCTGGTGCCCGACCAGACCCAGGCACGGCTGTACCACGACGAGATCTTCCCGGGCCTCGAGGCCGGCAACGCCCTGTTCTTCGCCCACGGCTTCAACATCCACTACCACCAGATCGAGCCGCCGCCCGACGTCGACGTCTGCATGGTCGCCCCGAAGGGCCCCGGCCACCTCGTCCGCCGCGTCTACACGGAGGGTGCGGGCGTGCCGTGCCTGTTCGCCGTCCACCAGGACGCGACCGGCAGCGCTCGCGACCTCGCCCTGGCCTACGCGAAGGGCATCGGCGGGACCCGGGCCGGCGCGATCGAGACCACCTTCGAGGAGGAGACCGAGACCGACCTCTTCGGTGAGCAGGCCGTCCTCTGCGGCGGCGCGTCGGCGCTGGTCCAGACCGGCTTCGAGGTCCTGGTCGAGGCCGGGTACCAGCCGGAGGTCGCCTACTTCGAGTGCCTGCACGAGCTCAAGCTGATCGTCGACCTGATGTACGAGGGCGGCCTCGCCGGGATGCGGTACTCGGTGTCGGAGACCGCCGAGTACGGCGACTACGTCTCCGGTCCCGTGGTGGTCGACGAGGACACCAAGGAGCGGATGCGCGGCATCCTCGGCCGGATCCAGGACGGCACGTTCGCCCGTGACTGGATCCTCGAGAACCAGGCGAACCAGGCGTCGTTCAAGGCGATGCGCCGACGGGGCGCCGAGCACCAGATCGAGCACGTCGGCCGCGAGCTGCGGTCGATGATGAGCTGGCTGCAGCGCTAG
- a CDS encoding CGNR zinc finger domain-containing protein: MDFGYYGDVGFELANLEPYDEPGDDALRAFVGRHFPGWLDDLVDADLVALRAVHVELREALADDDDASAVERLNALLAAHPVSPQISGHAAAADGEPHWHLHLTREGVAVAERVTSVALVGLVATLLDAGLDRRGVCAHDRCADLYLDLSPGRTRRYCSETCANRANVAAWRARKRAEEGRG; encoded by the coding sequence GTGGATTTCGGGTATTACGGCGACGTCGGGTTCGAGCTGGCGAACCTCGAGCCCTACGACGAGCCGGGCGACGATGCGCTGCGGGCCTTCGTCGGCCGCCACTTCCCCGGGTGGCTCGACGACCTGGTCGACGCGGACCTCGTGGCCCTGCGGGCGGTCCACGTCGAGCTCCGGGAGGCGCTGGCGGACGACGACGACGCCTCGGCCGTCGAACGGCTCAACGCGCTCCTCGCCGCCCACCCGGTCAGCCCCCAGATCTCGGGCCACGCCGCGGCGGCGGACGGCGAGCCCCACTGGCACCTCCACCTCACCCGAGAGGGGGTGGCGGTCGCCGAGCGGGTCACGTCCGTGGCGCTCGTCGGCCTGGTGGCGACGCTGCTCGACGCCGGCCTCGACCGCCGTGGGGTGTGCGCCCACGACCGGTGCGCCGACCTCTACCTCGACCTCTCCCCCGGCCGCACGCGCCGCTACTGCTCCGAGACCTGCGCCAACCGCGCGAACGTGGCCGCCTGGCGCGCCCGGAAGCGGGCAGAGGAGGGGCGGGGGTGA
- a CDS encoding glycoside hydrolase family 3 N-terminal domain-containing protein gives MPSRRRPAAVLGVLAVLCVTLATPAPATSPAPAAGCARLSDARLVAQLIGAPVRTTTATPEVRAMVADHAGTAVLFGAAIESADQVRALVQDLDEAAPDGVAPLVAVDEEGGRVARFGRAGVTAHLPSARDQAATQTPEQVRAAAAGLAQQLASMGVDLNLAPVADLSDDPATTIVGDRSFSADPATAGAYVRAFAAGMGDGAIATTGKHLPDHGLTTTDTHTASATVDVSVEALAAVHLAPYRRAIDHLDAVMMSHLVVPAIDPDRPFGLSPDAVEFVRTQLGTDGRPYDGVVMTDDLSMQAVAAVADQPTAALTAITAGVDLVLVGSTGAAGPVHSHLLAALEDGTLPRSRVVEAAARVLDLKVDDPAQVACLVGPTHYARPR, from the coding sequence GTGCCGTCTCGCCGCCGTCCTGCCGCAGTCCTGGGGGTGCTGGCCGTCCTCTGCGTGACGCTGGCCACCCCCGCTCCCGCCACCTCCCCCGCCCCCGCCGCCGGCTGCGCGCGGCTCTCGGACGCCCGGCTCGTCGCCCAGCTGATCGGGGCGCCGGTGCGGACCACGACGGCGACGCCCGAGGTGCGGGCGATGGTCGCCGACCACGCCGGGACCGCGGTGCTGTTCGGCGCGGCGATCGAGTCCGCGGACCAGGTGCGGGCGCTGGTGCAGGACCTCGACGAGGCCGCGCCCGACGGGGTGGCGCCGCTGGTCGCCGTCGACGAGGAGGGTGGACGGGTCGCCCGGTTCGGCCGTGCCGGCGTGACCGCGCACCTCCCGTCCGCCCGCGACCAGGCCGCGACGCAGACCCCCGAGCAGGTCCGGGCGGCTGCCGCCGGCCTGGCCCAGCAGCTCGCGTCGATGGGGGTCGACCTGAACCTCGCGCCGGTCGCGGACCTGTCGGACGACCCGGCCACGACGATCGTGGGCGACCGGTCCTTCTCCGCCGACCCCGCGACCGCCGGCGCCTACGTGCGCGCGTTCGCCGCCGGCATGGGTGACGGCGCCATCGCCACGACCGGCAAGCACCTGCCCGACCACGGGTTGACCACGACCGACACCCACACGGCCAGCGCCACCGTCGACGTCAGCGTCGAGGCCCTGGCCGCGGTCCACCTCGCGCCCTACCGCCGGGCGATCGACCACCTCGACGCGGTGATGATGAGCCACCTCGTGGTCCCCGCGATCGATCCCGACCGGCCGTTCGGGCTGAGCCCCGACGCGGTCGAGTTCGTCAGGACCCAGCTCGGGACCGACGGTCGGCCCTACGACGGCGTCGTGATGACCGACGACCTGTCGATGCAGGCCGTCGCCGCCGTCGCCGACCAGCCGACCGCCGCGCTGACGGCGATCACGGCGGGCGTGGACCTGGTCCTGGTCGGCTCGACCGGCGCCGCCGGCCCCGTCCACTCCCACCTGCTCGCCGCGCTGGAGGACGGGACCCTCCCGCGATCACGGGTGGTCGAGGCCGCCGCCCGCGTGCTGGACCTGAAGGTCGACGACCCCGCACAGGTCGCCTGCCTGGTCGGGCCGACCCACTACGCGCGCCCGCGCTGA
- the ilvN gene encoding acetolactate synthase small subunit: MAKHTLSVLVENRPGVLARVAGLFSRRGFNIESLAVGPTEVADVSRMTIVVDAAAQPLEQVTKQLNKLVNVLKIVELEEESSVDRELWLVKVAAEPGVRAQIIEIANVFRAKIVDVDHDSVVVEATGATDKLEAMLRLLSPYGVRELVRSGLIAVGRGAKSITEGRALRLERSA, translated from the coding sequence ATGGCCAAGCACACCCTCAGCGTCCTGGTGGAGAACCGCCCCGGCGTCCTGGCCCGCGTCGCCGGGCTGTTCAGCCGGCGCGGGTTCAACATCGAGAGCCTCGCCGTCGGCCCGACCGAGGTCGCCGACGTGTCGCGCATGACCATCGTCGTCGACGCGGCGGCGCAGCCGCTCGAGCAGGTCACCAAGCAGCTCAACAAGCTCGTCAACGTGCTGAAGATCGTCGAGCTCGAGGAGGAGTCGTCGGTCGACCGCGAGCTGTGGCTCGTGAAGGTCGCCGCCGAGCCGGGCGTCCGCGCCCAGATCATCGAGATCGCCAACGTGTTCCGCGCCAAGATCGTCGACGTCGACCACGACTCGGTCGTGGTCGAGGCGACCGGCGCGACCGACAAGCTCGAGGCGATGCTGCGCCTGCTCAGCCCCTACGGGGTGCGCGAGCTGGTCCGCTCCGGCCTCATCGCCGTCGGCCGGGGGGCCAAGTCGATCACCGAAGGACGGGCGCTCCGCCTCGAGCGCAGCGCGTAG
- a CDS encoding acetolactate synthase large subunit, which yields MCDPAHTTTDQTRPPGPGGRRRIRGGTGIPHRTPPRRIDHMEMTGAQAVITSLERAGVEVVFGHPGGAILPAYDPMLGSSIRHVLARHEQGAGHMAEGYAHATGRVGVCIATSGPGGTNLVTPLADAMMDSVPIVAITGQVATSAVGGDAFQEADITGITMPVTKHNEMVSSPDRIPGAIAEAFHIASTGRTGPVLIDIPKDVLAATLTRFEWPERVSLPGYKPTVRGHSKMVREAADAILAAERPVIYAGGGIIASGAEEVLAQFAELLELPVVTTLMARGAFPDSHAQHLGMPGMHGHWTAVTALQRADLLIGLGTRFDDRVTGKLDAFAPHAKVIHVDVDPAEIGKNKLVDVPIVGDVGTVLGQLVEALGKLLDGGATQADLSAWWDTLRGWKADHPLRHVQEPDGPLKPQTVVRAIDAARAEDSIIVTGVGQHQMWASQLITYDRSRQWINSGGLGTMGFGVPASIGAKAGRPDAQVILIDGDGSFQMTLQELATASTEGIPVIFTVLNNGVLGMVRQWQELFYDRRFSSIDLGQDVPDLVKLAEAMGCEGFRVSTVAELEPTLEKAFAVRDRPVVIDFRVDPEEKVFPMIPAGQSNDSIIESMEDWVARKQAAERGEGEDLTSAGPPS from the coding sequence GTGTGTGACCCCGCACACACGACCACGGATCAGACGCGACCTCCCGGACCGGGAGGTCGTCGGCGTATACGGGGCGGAACCGGGATCCCTCACAGGACCCCGCCGAGGAGGATCGATCACATGGAGATGACAGGAGCGCAGGCGGTCATCACGTCCCTGGAGCGCGCCGGCGTGGAGGTCGTCTTCGGCCACCCCGGCGGGGCGATCCTGCCGGCGTACGACCCGATGCTCGGGTCGTCGATCCGCCACGTGCTGGCCCGCCACGAGCAGGGGGCGGGGCACATGGCGGAGGGGTACGCGCACGCCACCGGCCGCGTGGGCGTCTGCATCGCGACCTCCGGCCCCGGCGGGACCAACCTCGTCACGCCGCTGGCCGACGCGATGATGGACTCCGTCCCGATCGTGGCGATCACCGGGCAGGTGGCGACCTCGGCGGTGGGCGGCGACGCCTTCCAGGAGGCCGACATCACCGGCATCACCATGCCGGTCACCAAGCACAACGAGATGGTGTCGAGCCCCGACCGCATCCCGGGCGCGATCGCCGAGGCGTTCCACATCGCCTCCACCGGCCGCACGGGCCCCGTCCTGATCGACATCCCGAAGGACGTCCTGGCCGCCACCCTCACCCGGTTCGAGTGGCCCGAGCGGGTCTCCCTGCCGGGCTACAAGCCGACGGTCCGCGGCCACTCGAAGATGGTCCGCGAGGCGGCGGACGCGATCCTCGCCGCTGAGCGGCCGGTCATCTACGCCGGCGGCGGGATCATCGCCTCCGGTGCCGAGGAGGTGCTCGCGCAGTTCGCCGAGCTCCTCGAGCTGCCCGTCGTCACCACCCTGATGGCGCGCGGCGCGTTCCCCGACAGCCACGCACAGCACCTCGGCATGCCAGGCATGCACGGCCACTGGACCGCCGTCACCGCGCTGCAGCGGGCCGACCTGCTGATCGGCCTCGGCACCCGCTTCGACGACCGGGTCACCGGCAAGCTCGACGCCTTCGCGCCGCACGCCAAGGTGATCCACGTCGACGTCGACCCGGCCGAGATCGGCAAGAACAAGCTCGTCGACGTGCCGATCGTCGGGGACGTCGGGACCGTCCTCGGCCAGCTCGTCGAGGCCCTCGGCAAGCTGCTCGACGGCGGTGCGACCCAGGCCGACCTGTCGGCGTGGTGGGACACCCTGCGCGGATGGAAGGCCGATCACCCCCTCCGCCACGTCCAGGAGCCCGACGGCCCCCTCAAGCCCCAGACCGTGGTGCGCGCGATCGACGCGGCACGGGCGGAGGACTCGATCATCGTCACCGGCGTCGGCCAGCACCAGATGTGGGCCAGCCAGCTGATCACCTACGACCGGTCCCGCCAGTGGATCAACTCCGGTGGCCTCGGGACGATGGGCTTCGGCGTCCCCGCGTCGATCGGCGCGAAGGCCGGACGGCCCGATGCGCAGGTCATCCTCATCGACGGGGACGGGTCGTTCCAGATGACCCTGCAGGAGCTGGCCACCGCCTCCACCGAGGGGATCCCGGTCATCTTCACCGTCCTCAACAACGGCGTCCTCGGCATGGTCCGCCAGTGGCAGGAGCTGTTCTACGACCGCCGCTTCTCCTCGATCGACCTGGGCCAGGACGTGCCCGACCTCGTGAAGCTGGCTGAGGCGATGGGCTGTGAGGGGTTCCGCGTCTCCACCGTCGCCGAGCTCGAGCCGACGCTCGAGAAGGCCTTCGCCGTGCGGGACCGGCCCGTGGTCATCGACTTCCGGGTCGACCCCGAGGAGAAGGTGTTCCCGATGATCCCCGCCGGCCAGTCGAACGACTCGATCATCGAGTCCATGGAGGACTGGGTGGCCCGCAAGCAGGCCGCGGAACGCGGTGAGGGCGAGGACCTCACCTCCGCCGGCCCGCCGAGCTAG
- the fni gene encoding type 2 isopentenyl-diphosphate Delta-isomerase encodes MDDATARRKADHLRVALDEDVGHIGITTGLERLRLNARALPGRALDEVSTAVTAFGRELAAPLLVSCMTGGTSEAGRVNVALATAAQRHHVAVGLGSGRILLEGGDAGSFAVREVAPDVPLLANLGAVQLAEVGVDGCVELVDRTGADVLVLHLNPVQEAVQPGGDTDFGGVAERIAEVVAGVGVPVVAKEVGFGLAPADVAELLAAGVAGIDVAGAGGTNWATVEGHRDDRAGRVASAFAGWGWSTVESLRAAVAARTAGRPLTVIASGGLADGVDAVKCLALGADLAGFGRRLLPAAAEGPEPAAEALGVLVDQLRIATWAVGTESVTELHPSVLREVE; translated from the coding sequence GTGGACGACGCCACCGCGCGCCGGAAGGCCGACCACCTGCGGGTCGCCCTCGACGAGGACGTCGGCCACATCGGCATCACCACCGGGTTGGAGCGGCTGCGCCTGAACGCCCGGGCCCTGCCGGGACGGGCGCTCGACGAGGTGTCCACCGCGGTGACCGCGTTCGGGCGGGAGCTCGCCGCGCCGCTGCTGGTCAGCTGCATGACCGGCGGGACCAGCGAGGCCGGTCGGGTGAACGTCGCGCTCGCGACCGCCGCGCAGCGGCACCACGTCGCGGTGGGCCTGGGCTCGGGGCGGATCCTGCTCGAGGGCGGGGACGCGGGCTCCTTCGCGGTCCGGGAGGTCGCGCCGGACGTGCCGCTGCTCGCGAACCTCGGCGCGGTCCAGCTGGCCGAGGTCGGCGTCGACGGGTGCGTCGAGCTGGTCGACCGCACCGGCGCCGACGTGCTGGTCCTGCACCTCAACCCGGTCCAGGAGGCGGTGCAACCCGGCGGCGACACCGACTTCGGCGGCGTGGCCGAGCGGATCGCCGAGGTGGTCGCCGGCGTCGGCGTGCCGGTGGTCGCGAAGGAGGTCGGGTTCGGGCTGGCGCCGGCGGACGTCGCAGAGCTGCTCGCGGCCGGTGTGGCCGGGATCGACGTGGCCGGCGCGGGCGGGACGAACTGGGCCACGGTCGAGGGCCACCGCGACGACCGGGCCGGTCGGGTCGCCTCGGCCTTCGCCGGGTGGGGGTGGTCCACCGTCGAGTCGCTGCGCGCCGCCGTGGCCGCTCGGACCGCGGGCCGCCCGCTGACCGTGATCGCCTCGGGAGGCCTGGCCGACGGCGTCGACGCGGTGAAGTGCCTCGCCCTGGGCGCGGACCTGGCCGGGTTCGGCCGCCGGCTGCTGCCCGCCGCGGCGGAGGGACCCGAACCCGCGGCGGAGGCCCTCGGCGTCCTCGTCGACCAGCTCCGCATCGCGACCTGGGCCGTGGGAACGGAGTCGGTGACCGAGCTCCACCCGTCCGTCCTGCGGGAGGTCGAGTAG
- a CDS encoding EAL domain-containing protein, whose amino-acid sequence MAVTPDRDRGALPALRRLAAPLVVFLLVGVLSLLAAHRIAVRDREAMLDRDLAEQVGVTEARIERFGSLVAGAAAHYSQTRHDPAMVTDTELQRYMRSVGADERYDDLPHGLTYIARVREDQVESYEFRRQMGRPRFEVQDGPFRVHQAIIWAQSADVGAHGARLDVDPERATVLEESLRLDEVMMTPPVRGIVDGARVVNIYGPIISRSGEGLGWIGTRVAVDQVVAASDGEAALTITDHNLPVIGEAVPEGHLQRTATLEAMGRTWQIVDHAPTPFVGGAALVICGLLALSAALAVAVVQQSRRRLVSDADSVRRDRDRYAMFIDTMLATVGVGIIACDDRGQIVVVNDAAVQMNGGVAPTGTPDAWLQADTLRDLDGDPLELERMPLFRALRGEDVHDEEVVVDDGGGPRTYLVQAKPLHGDAQRVAGAVLAMNDITDRKAAEAETSRQALRDDLTGLANRRRLTVDLAAALADHRDGGRDVTLLFMDLDRFKLVNDTNGHHRGDHMLVEIARHLEEAVHDGDVAARMGGDEFVILCRHATSTAEARALAHRITAAVQPALVVEGAQPVRTGASIGVVRPDRGADVEDVLRQADLAMYEAKRDSGSAIRVYEPRLDQDAVIEFATESALRVAVADRTLDLVFQPITTIPGGQVEAVEALVRWHHGGLVLTPASFLPLADEAALTPEIDLLVLDLACRAVAAAPSRPSVHVNLASRTLARPDLMRQVALTLARHDLAPERLCLEVGETVLDGGAPDVVETLRGLSATGVRLALDDFGVRTASLSHLRGMPLDVVKVHRSVVAGFGSDDADEALAAAAVRVAASRGVRTVAAGIETEAQMRAAARIGCDLAQGFLVGRPGPLPAPASATPLPATA is encoded by the coding sequence ATGGCCGTCACGCCAGATCGTGATCGCGGAGCCCTCCCGGCGCTCCGGCGACTCGCCGCGCCCCTCGTGGTCTTCCTCCTCGTCGGGGTGCTCTCGCTGCTGGCCGCCCACCGCATCGCCGTGCGCGACCGTGAGGCGATGCTCGACCGCGACCTGGCCGAGCAGGTCGGTGTGACCGAGGCGCGCATCGAGCGGTTCGGCAGCCTGGTCGCCGGCGCGGCAGCGCACTACTCCCAGACCCGCCACGACCCGGCGATGGTCACCGACACCGAGCTGCAGCGGTACATGCGCTCGGTCGGGGCGGACGAGCGGTACGACGACCTCCCCCACGGCCTCACCTACATCGCCCGCGTCCGCGAGGACCAGGTCGAGTCCTACGAGTTCCGCCGGCAGATGGGCCGGCCCCGCTTCGAGGTGCAGGACGGTCCGTTCCGGGTCCACCAGGCGATCATCTGGGCCCAGTCGGCCGACGTGGGGGCGCACGGCGCCCGGCTGGACGTCGACCCGGAGCGGGCGACGGTGCTCGAGGAGTCCCTGCGCCTCGACGAGGTGATGATGACCCCGCCGGTCCGGGGCATCGTCGACGGCGCCCGCGTCGTCAACATCTACGGGCCGATCATCAGCCGCAGCGGCGAGGGCCTGGGGTGGATCGGCACGCGCGTCGCCGTCGACCAGGTCGTGGCAGCCAGCGACGGCGAGGCGGCGCTGACCATCACCGACCACAACCTGCCGGTGATCGGCGAGGCGGTGCCGGAGGGGCACCTGCAGCGGACCGCCACCTTGGAGGCGATGGGGCGCACCTGGCAGATCGTCGACCACGCACCGACCCCGTTCGTGGGAGGGGCCGCGCTGGTGATCTGCGGGCTCCTCGCCCTGTCGGCGGCGCTGGCGGTCGCGGTGGTCCAGCAGAGCCGCCGGCGGCTGGTGTCCGACGCCGACTCCGTCCGCCGGGACCGCGACCGCTACGCGATGTTCATCGACACGATGCTGGCCACGGTGGGGGTGGGCATCATCGCCTGCGACGACCGCGGGCAGATCGTCGTCGTGAACGACGCGGCGGTGCAGATGAACGGGGGCGTGGCACCCACCGGCACGCCCGACGCCTGGCTGCAGGCCGACACGCTCAGAGACCTGGACGGGGACCCCCTCGAGCTCGAGCGCATGCCGCTGTTCCGGGCGCTGCGCGGGGAGGACGTGCACGACGAGGAGGTCGTGGTCGACGACGGCGGTGGTCCGCGCACCTACCTCGTGCAGGCCAAGCCGCTGCACGGCGACGCGCAGCGCGTCGCCGGTGCCGTGCTGGCGATGAACGACATCACCGACCGCAAGGCCGCGGAGGCCGAGACCAGCCGCCAGGCCCTGCGCGACGACCTGACGGGTCTGGCGAACCGCCGACGGCTGACGGTCGACCTGGCCGCAGCGCTGGCCGACCACCGCGACGGCGGCAGGGACGTCACCCTGCTGTTCATGGACCTCGACCGGTTCAAGCTGGTGAACGACACCAACGGCCACCACCGGGGCGACCACATGCTGGTCGAGATCGCTCGCCACCTGGAGGAGGCGGTCCACGACGGTGACGTCGCCGCCCGCATGGGTGGTGACGAGTTCGTCATCCTCTGCCGCCACGCGACCTCGACCGCCGAGGCCCGCGCGCTGGCCCACCGCATCACCGCGGCGGTGCAGCCGGCGCTCGTCGTCGAGGGGGCGCAGCCGGTCCGCACCGGCGCGAGCATCGGCGTGGTCCGCCCCGATCGCGGGGCCGACGTCGAGGACGTGCTGCGCCAGGCCGACCTGGCGATGTACGAGGCCAAGCGGGACAGCGGGTCCGCCATCCGGGTGTACGAGCCGCGCCTGGACCAGGACGCGGTCATCGAGTTCGCGACGGAGTCCGCGCTGCGCGTGGCCGTCGCCGACCGCACCCTCGACCTCGTCTTCCAGCCGATCACCACGATCCCCGGGGGGCAGGTCGAGGCCGTCGAGGCGCTCGTGCGCTGGCACCACGGCGGGCTCGTCCTGACGCCGGCGTCGTTCCTCCCCCTGGCGGACGAGGCCGCCCTGACCCCGGAGATCGACCTGCTGGTCCTCGACCTCGCGTGTCGCGCGGTCGCCGCGGCGCCGTCGCGCCCGTCGGTCCACGTGAACCTCGCGAGCCGGACGCTGGCGCGCCCGGACCTCATGCGGCAGGTGGCCTTGACCCTCGCCCGCCACGACCTGGCGCCGGAGCGCCTCTGCCTCGAGGTCGGCGAGACCGTCCTGGACGGTGGGGCACCCGACGTCGTCGAGACCCTGCGGGGGCTGTCGGCGACGGGCGTCCGGTTGGCCCTCGACGACTTCGGCGTGCGCACCGCGTCCCTCAGCCACCTGCGGGGGATGCCGCTCGACGTCGTCAAGGTGCACCGGAGCGTCGTCGCGGGGTTCGGCAGCGACGACGCCGACGAAGCCCTGGCCGCGGCCGCGGTCCGCGTGGCGGCCAGCCGAGGTGTGCGGACGGTCGCGGCCGGGATCGAGACCGAGGCGCAGATGCGCGCGGCGGCCCGGATCGGCTGCGACCTCGCGCAGGGCTTCCTGGTCGGACGGCCCGGCCCGCTGCCGGCCCCGGCCAGCGCGACCCCCCTCCCCGCGACGGCCTGA
- a CDS encoding DUF3152 domain-containing protein, whose amino-acid sequence MGRPPRLLAVAVIALAVIGWAGVVDGGRVGPERTGGVGARPSVAAVSSATATPAPTVPPTPAPTVEPSAAEPADAVVVIPYRIELATTDPAVADALEVIPAVLEDPRGWQQAGFDFVLEPDAPHVIVLAEGPDAQRLCEPYDVGEEFSCQIGARVVLNAIRWREAVPHWPDLGAGGLATYRTMLINHEVGHLLGMHHLRCTTPGAVAPVMEQQSGTLRGCTANAWPTAVELRLAATHQFELAPGPLDVPFEP is encoded by the coding sequence ATGGGACGTCCGCCACGGCTCCTCGCCGTCGCCGTCATCGCGCTCGCGGTGATCGGGTGGGCCGGCGTCGTGGACGGCGGCCGTGTGGGGCCCGAGCGCACCGGCGGCGTGGGGGCACGCCCGAGCGTCGCGGCCGTCTCGTCAGCCACCGCCACACCCGCGCCCACCGTGCCGCCCACCCCCGCGCCCACCGTGGAGCCCTCGGCCGCGGAGCCCGCGGACGCGGTCGTGGTGATCCCGTACCGCATCGAGCTGGCCACGACCGACCCCGCCGTGGCCGATGCGCTCGAGGTCATCCCGGCCGTCCTCGAGGACCCCCGCGGCTGGCAGCAGGCCGGCTTCGACTTCGTCCTCGAACCGGACGCGCCGCACGTGATCGTCCTGGCCGAGGGGCCGGACGCGCAGCGGCTGTGCGAGCCCTACGACGTCGGCGAGGAGTTCTCGTGCCAGATCGGCGCTCGCGTGGTCCTGAACGCCATCCGGTGGCGTGAGGCCGTCCCGCACTGGCCGGATCTCGGGGCCGGTGGCCTGGCCACCTACCGCACCATGCTGATCAACCACGAGGTCGGTCACCTCCTCGGCATGCACCACCTCCGCTGCACCACACCGGGTGCGGTCGCGCCGGTGATGGAGCAGCAGAGCGGCACGCTCCGCGGCTGCACCGCCAACGCGTGGCCGACCGCCGTCGAGCTGCGCCTGGCCGCGACCCACCAGTTCGAGCTCGCGCCCGGCCCGCTGGACGTGCCGTTCGAGCCGTAG